One genomic window of Micropterus dolomieu isolate WLL.071019.BEF.003 ecotype Adirondacks linkage group LG06, ASM2129224v1, whole genome shotgun sequence includes the following:
- the LOC123972488 gene encoding uncharacterized protein LOC123972488, whose translation MEGDPEESDEEVQREDKPTVLWEKCIQQSIFVDLSEDESLHLSDLESSLALHLSQAESAASEASIHLSAGSAELSPLDVTSSESSIVSSQSERVVGSKTSSSSILHVSAQRPNTMQDEIPLNQRYEDPEQNTSDEDQDDLPYDGDLGSLYFNQAANSESSMSSDGRETVHASPNVPGLLECHTRDRDDTIEHLVSAEKPATLSQEDANTKQDNLFDASKPSEVAPSCPYPADINQLLLRHFSQEELLWTGRLIEAETLPEVSLLESVDDTVYSWAPTQKSTTLNSNRSESPACNSEKNQIICCDRTDEKSNTVSREDEEAEREIDNVISAATDSITSSSASINSKHCSEDTSAVDVVKQERAEEEDQVQRAPLVRTRSFSEMKYGQGQVHYKLPDFSKVAPRVKIPKAPSCPARPVPQSPTTMHRAQPSPVMLEVISRVLEDAVQPSEKPYVFKDEDKETPPALVHHLQAEYDKLLTKYAEAENLIDQMRLGTNTQPSSDLMLDLECDDDHKGNPQPVFEGSHLGSLAPHLPPSDTSLCLTSDIMTENLGEKGETTTHSNIKEANTASSGQPEVGPSDGEIMTAELKDIINQFMEKVEELKLSVSNMSVSTAEQQMMLRSIMEAQDQLERKYISKKEEHRALEMQNYMGLSRNTGTFDPNRLVEGDIFRIGMHLEDIKDMIDKNVCEQISPPHSSSTPAPMKDMLHVQSSPLCMPAPSPPPSLHEGLRAGFSIAGYKMETRKEKEVEQANEVHRGDGLQQSGERITTDCHQSSFRSSLLSLEGLEIQTAEAEEERSSALSELIDHSNILAYLSGTSSSSRQRQWTPDSHSAPDSFLSPVGKCDLGECVSLAVEVSSSPDAPRDSATHSLSESPLNTSSVSQRIVSPETDSGFGSSYLNQSASGPFQQNLLTQSVQSQNDGLSSSDSEGSCSNLQTAIHSVSLTSPQWASPHPSVQTQSCVTAAAVERWVESTTKEPSVRLQGSECSLPAQLHHHMSEPVLGITMTTEERGRPLYSCSCNRPVYAKEQPVLVVDCHTFQGLRAGFSIAGYKMETRKEKEVEQANEVHRGDGLQQSGERITTDCHQSSFRSSLLSLEGLEIQTAEAEEERSSALSELIDHSNILAYLSGTSSSSRQRQWTPDSHSAPDSFLSPVGKCDLGECVSLAVEVSSSPDAPRDSATHSLSESPLNTSSVSQRIVSPETDSGFGSSYLNQSASGPFQQNLLTQSVQSQNDGLSSSDSEGSCSNLQTAIHSVSLTSPQWASPHPSVQTQSCVTAAAVERWVESTTKEPSVRLQGSECSLPAQLHHHMSEPVLGITMTTEERGRPLYSCSCNSEAILALQSEVSRLKKDLEEGLVQLPHLTEKMDYLTSKYRQDRQERRSKTRSRTHHRPACNSVWKPSSSRQNVSNLSSSQVWIDNWISSDMDPDKSKGTDSGDTAGSENMLQFHNSPVWDRRSSSSVRSAPEFRYKLQGALQSSRGSEGHGSVTTSGLTRSILKGGKEEASDSHTKQRPQTAVMESLYCKERWSLFSSPSLQKPLLQVSYGSSSSLPASFKVRERPLQSTCHQRKHSTQSDTALLPSNVYFQRTMSPVSVPTKTGIRTGRRKGSKEEEMNRNLDQAIEVARSIKRTTDQMAKRLSADLAKAQLHRKVLKMQPQGGRKYQA comes from the exons ATGGAGGGAGATCCAGAGGAATCCGATGAGGAGGTTCAGAGAGAGGATAAACCCACTGTGCTTTGGGAGAAGTGCATTCAGCAGAGTATCTTTGTTGATCTAAGTGAGGATGAAAGTCTCCACTTGAGTGATTTGGAAAGCTCCTTAGCTTTACATCTGTCCCAGGCAGAGTCTGCTGCTTCTGAGGCCAGCATCCATCTCAGTG CAGGGAGCGCAGAGCTGTCTCCCTTGGATGTCACCTCGTCAGAGTCTAGTATTGTCAGCAGTCAGAGTGAGAGGGTGGTAGGGAGCaagaccagcagcagcagcatattGCATGTGTCTGCACAAAGACCAAACACCATGCAAGATGAGATCCCCTTAAACCAGAGGTATGAGGACCCAGAGCAAAATACAAGTGATGAGGATCAGGATGACCTACCTTACGATGGTGACCTTGGAAGCCTGTACTTCAACCAGGCAGCTAACTCTGAGAGCAGTATGAGCTCTGATGGAAGAGAAACTGTCCATGCTAGTCCAAATGTTCCTGGTTTGCTTGAATGTCATACAAGAGATAGAGATGATACCATTGAACACTTGGTTTCCGCTGAGAAACCAGCAACTTTGTCACAGGAGGATGCCAACACCAAACAGGACAACTTGTTTGATGCTTCCAAGCCAAGCGAAGTTGCTCCGTCATGCCCCTACCCGGCAGACATTAACCAGTTGTTGCTGCGACACTTCTCTCAGGAGGAGTTGCTGTGGACGGGTAGGCTGATTGAGGCGGAGACCCTGCCGGAGGTATCCCTGCTAGAGAGCGTGGATGACACAGTTTATAGCTGGGCTCCAACACAAAAGAGCACAACACTTAATAGTAACCGCTCAGAGAGCCCTGCTTGTAATTCTGAGAAAAATCAGATTATCTGCTGTGACAGGACTGATGAAAAGAGTAATACAGTATCCAGAGAAGATGAAGAAGCAGAAAGGGAAATTGATAATGTCATCTCTGCTGCTACTGACAGCATTACATCCAGCTCTGCAAGTATAAACTCAAAACACTGCAGTGAGGATACAAGTGCCGTAGATGTAGTGAAGCAGGAAAGGGCAGAAGAGGAAGATCAGGTTCAGAGAGCCCCACTTGTGCGCACCAGGTCCTTCAGCGAGATGAAGTATGGCCAAGGCCAAGTCCATTACAAACTCCCGGATTTCTCCAAGGTTGCCCCCAGGGTGAAAATCCCCAAAGCTCCAAGTTGTCCAGCCAGACCTGTCCCTCAGAGCCCCACCACCATGCACAGAGCCCAGCCCTCTCCGGTGATGTTAGAGGTGATCAGCAGAGTCCTGGAGGATGCAGTCCAGCCATCAGAGAAGCCCTACGTCTTCAAAGACGAGGACAAAGAGACTCCTCCAGCACTAGTGCATCACCTGCAG GCTGAATATGATAAATTACTAACCAAATATGCTGAGGCAGAGAACCTTATAGATCAAATGAGACTAGGGACCAAC ACTCAGCCCTCCTCAGATTTGATGCTTGACTTAGAGTGTGATGATGACCATAAGGGAAATCCTCAACCTGTATTTGAGGGAAGCCATCTTGGATCCTTGGCTCCTCACCTTCCCCCATCAGATACGTCTCTGTGTCTGACATCTGATATTATGACAG AAAACCTTGGTGaaaaaggagaaacaaccaCCCATAGCAACATTAAGGAGGCGAACACAGCTTCCTCCGGCCAGCCTGAAGTGGGTCCCAGTGATGGGGAAATAATGACTGCTGAGCTTAAAGACATCATCAACCAGTTCATGGAGAAG GTAGAGGAACTCAAATTGAGTGTAAGCAACATGTCAGTGAGCACAGCAGAACAGCAAATG ATGTTGAGGAGCATTATGGAGGCTCAGGACCAGCTGGAAAGAAAATACATCAGTAAGAAGGAAGAGCACAGAGCTCTGGAGATGCAAAACTACATGGGCCTGTCCAGGAACACTGGCACCTTTGACCCAAACAG GCTGGTGGAGGGAGACATATTCAGGATAGGGATGCACCTTGAGGACATAAAGGACATGATAGACAAAAACGTGTGTGAGCAGATTTCTCCACCCCACTCATCCTCCACTCCCGCGCCCATGAAAGACATGCTGCATGTACAGTCCAGTCCTCTCTGCATGCCCGCACCCTCACCTCCACCATCGCTGCATGAG GGACTAAGGGCAGGTTTTTCTATTGCGGGTTACAAGATGGAGACACgtaaagaaaaagaagtggAACAAGCCAATGAGGTCCATCGAGGTGATGGATTACAGCAAAGCGGTGAACGCATAACAACTGACTGCCACCAATCAAG TTTCAGGAGCTCATTGTTGTCTTTGGAGGGTCTGGAAATCCAGACAGCTGAGGCTGAAGAGGAAAGGAGCTCTGCTTTGTCAGAGCTGATAGATCACAGTAACATCTTAGCATACTTAAGTGGAACCAGCTCATCCTCAAGACAGAGGCAGTGGACACCCGACAG ccaTAGTGCTCCAGATAGTTTCCTGAGCCCAGTGGGTAAATGTGATCTGGGTGAATGTGTGAGTCTGGCTGTGGAGGTCTCCTCTTCCCCTGATGCACCCCGAGACTCAGCCACCCACAGCCTCTCAGAGTCTCCACTCAACACCTCATCTGTATCACAG AGGATTGTGAGCccagagacagacagtggaTTTGGGAGTTCCTATTTGAATCAATCAGCTTCTGGACCATTTCAACAAAATCTGCTCACACAAAG TGTGCAGTCCCAGAATGATGGTTTAAGTAGCTCAGACAGTGAGGGCTCCTGCTCCAACCTGCAGACAGCCATCCATTCAGTCAGCCTCACCAGCCCACAGTGGGCTAGTCCCCACCCATCTGTGCAAACACAGTCCTGTGTTACAGCAGCGGCAGTGGAGCGGTGGGTAGAGAGCACCACTAAGGAGCCTTCAGTCAGGCTGCAGG GATCTGAATGCAGCCTTCCTGCCCAGCTCCATCACCACATGTCTGAACCTGTACTCGGCATCACCATGACTACGGAAGAGAGAGGCAGACCGCTGTACTCCTGCTCTTGTAATAGGCCAGTATATGCTAAGGAGCAACCAGTTTTGGTGGTTGACTGCCACACT TTTCAGGGACTAAGGGCAGGTTTTTCTATTGCGGGTTACAAGATGGAGACACgtaaagaaaaagaagtggAACAAGCCAATGAGGTCCATCGAGGTGATGGATTACAGCAAAGCGGTGAACGCATAACAACTGACTGCCACCAATCAAG TTTCAGGAGCTCATTGTTGTCTTTGGAGGGTCTGGAAATCCAGACAGCTGAGGCTGAAGAGGAAAGGAGCTCTGCTTTGTCAGAGCTGATAGATCACAGTAACATCTTAGCATACTTAAGTGGAACCAGCTCATCCTCAAGACAGAGGCAGTGGACACCCGACAG ccaTAGTGCTCCAGATAGTTTCCTGAGCCCAGTGGGTAAATGTGATCTGGGTGAATGTGTGAGTCTGGCTGTGGAGGTCTCCTCTTCCCCTGATGCACCCCGAGACTCAGCCACCCACAGCCTCTCAGAGTCTCCACTCAACACCTCATCTGTATCACAG AGGATTGTGAGCccagagacagacagtggaTTTGGGAGTTCCTATTTGAATCAATCAGCTTCTGGACCATTTCAACAAAATCTGCTCACACAAAG TGTGCAGTCCCAGAATGATGGTTTAAGTAGCTCAGACAGTGAGGGCTCCTGCTCCAACCTGCAGACAGCCATCCATTCAGTCAGCCTCACCAGCCCACAGTGGGCTAGTCCCCACCCATCTGTGCAAACACAGTCCTGTGTTACAGCAGCGGCAGTGGAGCGGTGGGTAGAGAGCACCACTAAGGAGCCTTCAGTCAGGCTGCAGG GATCTGAATGCAGCCTTCCTGCCCAGCTCCATCACCACATGTCTGAACCTGTACTCGGCATCACCATGACTACGGAAGAGAGAGGCAGACCGCTGTACTCCTGCTCTTGTAATAG tgagGCTATCCTGGCCTTGCAGTCAGAGGTATCCAGGCTGAAGAAGGACCTTGAGGAGGGCTTGGTCCAGCTGCCTCACCTGACAGAGAAGATGGACTATCTCACCTCCAAATACAGACAGGATCGTCAAGAGCGCAGGTCGAAAACCAGATCCCGGACCCACCACAGACCAGCCTGCAACAG TGTGTGGAAGCCATCGAGTAGCAGACAGAATGTGAGCAATCTCAGTTCCAGTCAGGTGTGGATAGATAACTGGATCTCTTCAGACATGGACCCCGACAAGAGCAAAg GGACAGACAGTGGTGACACAGCTGGCTCTGAGAACATGTTGCAGTTCCACAATTCACCTGTATGGGACAGgcgaagcagcagcagtgtacGCTCGGCACCTGAGTTTCGATATAAACTTCAGGGGGCACTGCAGTCCAGCAGAG GGTCAGAGGGACATGGCTCAGTGACAACGTCTGGTCTGACCAGATCCATTTTAaaaggagggaaagaggaggcTTCTGACAGCCATACCAAGCAGAGACCACAAA CAGCTGTCATGGAGAGTTTGTACTGCAAGGAGAGGTggtctcttttctcttctccgTCTCTTCAGAAGCCCCTTCTCCAGGTCAGCTATGGCTCCTCCAGCAGCCTGCCTGCCAG CTTTAAAGTCAGGGAGCGACCACTGCAGTCCACGTGCCATCAAAGAAAGCACTCTACCCAGTCAGACACGGCACTCCTGCCCAGTAATGTGTACTTCCAGCGGACAATGTCTCCAGTATCGGTGCCCACAAAGACTGGCATCAGGACAGGCAGACGCAAGGGGAGCAAG GAGGAAGAAATGAACAGGAATCTAGACCAGGCTATTGAGGTGGCCCGCAGTATTAAGAGGACCACTGACCAAATGGCCAAGAGACTGTCAGCTGACCTGGCCAAGGCTCAACTCCACAGGAAAGTGCTCAAGATGCAGCCACAAGGGGGCAGGAAATACCAAGCATAA